Within the Halarcobacter mediterraneus genome, the region AAAATCATTTAAATATATCATTAGAAGAATTATCTAAAAGTTATATAGAAAAAAGAGGGTATAGATATAGTATAAAAGAGAGAAAATTAGCAGAAGACAATTTTGCCTGTATCTTTTTTGATTTAGAAAAAAAACAATGTGGTATTTATGAAGCTAGACCTACTCAATGTAGAACATTCCCATTTTGGGACTATTTTAAAAAGAATAAAGAAGAGGTTATAAAAGAGTGCCCAGCTATAAAAGAATTTTAATATTATTATTTACAGTATTTATTGTATTTGGTTGTAGTAAATCAAATAGTAACTTGATTAGTAAAGATTTTAAGTATGAACAAAATCAAGAAGAGAATCAATCAATTT harbors:
- a CDS encoding YkgJ family cysteine cluster protein; the protein is MSLVRKDGYDFAFNPKGCETCEGNCCIGESGNIWVNKQEIENLKNHLNISLEELSKSYIEKRGYRYSIKERKLAEDNFACIFFDLEKKQCGIYEARPTQCRTFPFWDYFKKNKEEVIKECPAIKEF